Proteins from one Triticum aestivum cultivar Chinese Spring chromosome 7A, IWGSC CS RefSeq v2.1, whole genome shotgun sequence genomic window:
- the LOC123150071 gene encoding beta-1,3-galactosyltransferase GALT1: MKKWHGGSVIVCLFLILMLRYVILDSPLAERSLQYVFQQNSTAQLHWLDVPNPPALQNPQNFSQVISTELLASNLSITRNLSDREIQTLHSWNHLRDLVNNAHILPDGLDAIKEAGVAWRKLNAALEYDDSVVSFNGSTQHKDKEKQCPYSIRRMNVTRVGDRFVLRIPCGLIQGSSITIIGTPGGLLGNFKIDLTGAAVPGEPDPPIVLHYNVRLLGDKLTEDPVIVQNTWTIADDWGSEDRCPSSDSDAKDSVKVDDLEKCSSMVGKAHKQILASKSHSNFSSMQPTRKTTAEPKKYYPFKQGYLAIAILRVGAEGIHMTVDGKHVTSFAFREDLEPGFVGEVRIEGDIKLLSVLASGLPTTEDFEHVTDLEILKAPPVPTNKSIDLFIGIFSTANNFKRRMAVRRTWMQYDAVRSGKVAVRFFVGLHKNEVVNEELWNEARTYGDIQLMPFVDYYSLILWKTIAICIYGTNVLSAKYVMKTDDDAFVRVDEILSSLHQVNISHGLLYGRVNSDSQPHRDPYSKWYITSEEWPEESYPPWAHGPGYIVSEDIAKEVYRKHKRGELKMFKLEDVAMGIWINEMRKEGIDVTYQNDGRILVEGCEDGYVVAHYQEPRQMMCLWDKFQKTKRGNCCNE, from the exons ATGAAGAAATGGCACGGTGGTTCTGTCATAGTATGTTTGTTCCTAATCTTGATGTTAAGATATGTGATATTGGATAGCCCGCTTGCTGAAAGATCTCTTCAGTATGTCTTCCAACAAAATAGCACGGCACAGCTACACTGGTTAGATGTTCCAAACCCACCTGCACTTCAGAATCCACAGAACTTCTCTCAAGTCATATCAACTGAATTGCTAGCTTCCAACCTTTCCATAACAAGAAATCTCTCTGATAGAGAAATACAGACATTGCATTCTTGGAATCATCTGAGGGACCTTGTAAATAATGCCCACATCCTACCAGATGGATTGGATGCAATCAAGGAAGCTGGAGTTGCATGGAGGAAGCTAAATGCAGCCCTTGAATATGATGACTCAGTTGTTTCATTCAATGGTAGCACACAGCATAAGGACAAAGAGAAGCAATGCCCATATTCCATTAGAAGAATGAATGTTACAAGGGTGGGTGATAGATTTGTCTTAAGAATTCCGTGTGGGCTTATTCAGGGCTCTTCGATAACTATTATTGGCACTCCTGGTGGTCTTCTGGGTAATTTTAAGATAGACTTAACTGGAGCTGCAGTCCCTGGTGAACCAGACCCTCCAATTGTGCTTCATTACAATGTCCGTCTTCTTGGTGATAAACTTACAGAAGATCCTGTAATTGTCCAAAATACATGGACTATAGCTGATGATTGGGGTTCTGAAGACCGTTGCCCATCTTCTGATTCGGATGCTAAGGACAGTGTAAAAG TGGACGATTTGGAAAAATGTAGCAGCATGGTGGGCAAAGCCCACAAACAGATCTTGGCCTCAAAGTCACATTCTAATTTTTCAAGCATGCAACCTACAAGGAAAACAACTGCAGAACCTAAAAAATATTATCCCTTCAAACAAGGATATCTTGCTATAGCAATTCTTCGTGTTGGAGCAGAGGGGATCCATATGACTGTAGATGGGAAACATGTCACTTCCTTTGCATTTCGAGAG GATTTGGAGCCTGGGTTTGTTGGGGAAGTAAGGATTGAAGGAGATATTAAATTGCTGTCTGTGCTAGCGAGTGGCTTGCCTACAACAGAGGACTTTGAGCATGTCACTGACTTGGAAATATTGAAAGCTCCACCTGTCCCTACGAATAAATCCATTGATCTTTTTATTGGGATATTCTCTACAGCAAATAATTTTAAACGCAGAATGGCGGTTCGAAGAACGTGGATGCAGTACGATGCTGTCCGTTCAGGAAAAGTCGCAGTTCGGTTCTTTGTTGGCCTG CATAAAAATGAGGTGGTGAACGAGGAGCTCTGGAACGAAGCACGGACATATGGAGACATCCAATTGATGCCATTTGTTGATTATTACAGCTTGATTCTTTGGAAGACGATTGCCATTTGCATATATGGG ACAAATGTACTTTCAGCCAAGTATGTTATGAAAACCGATGATGACGCTTTTGTTCGTGTAGATGAGATACTTTCGTCCCTACATCAAGTAAATATCAGCCATGGACTGCTGTATGGTCGTGTCAATTCTGATTCTCAGCCTCACCGAGATCCGTATAGCAAGTGGTACATAACTTCAGAG GAATGGCCTGAAGAGAGTTATCCCCCATGGGCACATGGACCAGGGTACATTGTATCTGAGGACATAGCAAAAGAAGTTTACAGGAAACACAAAAGAGGGGAGCTAAAG ATGTTCAAGCTGGAGGATGTGGCGATGGGAATATGGATCAATGAGATGAGGAAGGAAGGCATTGATGTCACGTACCAGAACGACGGAAGGATCTTGGTGGAAGGCTGTGAGGATGGGTATGTGGTTGCCCACTACCAGGAGCCAAGGCAGATGATGTGCCTCTGGGACAAATTCCAGAAAACAAAGCGAGGAAACTGTTGCAACGAGTAA